One region of Bacteroidales bacterium genomic DNA includes:
- a CDS encoding biopolymer transporter ExbD has translation MPKIKLPTKSPHIDMTPMVDLFSLLLTFFMLTSTFRPQEAAVIDTPSSISEKQAPEKNIITISIAKDDKIFFNIDNGKDSSTHYRRDILAKMGERYNIKFSEKELNKFETSSSFGMPINILKRWLNTEDSKEREAMEIGIPTDSADNQLGYWVRYARIVNQQAEVAIRGDANTDYKTVKKVMDLMQENKVNKFNLTTNLQKEEVKLEDLN, from the coding sequence ATGCCAAAAATAAAGCTACCGACCAAATCACCACACATCGACATGACGCCGATGGTGGATTTGTTTTCGTTGCTTTTAACCTTTTTTATGCTTACTTCTACTTTCAGGCCTCAAGAAGCTGCTGTTATTGATACGCCAAGTTCTATTTCTGAAAAACAAGCACCTGAAAAAAATATTATCACCATTTCTATTGCTAAAGATGATAAGATTTTCTTCAATATTGATAACGGTAAAGATTCTTCAACTCATTACCGCAGAGATATACTTGCAAAAATGGGAGAACGATACAATATTAAATTTTCCGAAAAAGAACTGAATAAATTTGAAACATCTTCTTCTTTTGGAATGCCTATTAATATTTTAAAAAGATGGTTAAATACTGAAGATTCAAAAGAAAGGGAAGCTATGGAAATAGGCATCCCAACTGACTCTGCAGATAACCAGCTTGGTTATTGGGTTCGTTATGCACGTATCGTAAACCAGCAAGCAGAAGTTGCCATAAGAGGTGATGCCAATACTGATTACAAAACAGTAAAAAAGGTTATGGACTTAATGCAAGAAAACAAAGTGAATAAATTTAACCTTACAACTAATCTTCAAAAAGAAGAAGTAAAACTTGAAGATTTAAATTAA
- a CDS encoding biopolymer transporter ExbD codes for MAEIIQEEKQEKGQRKKPKKHSTHIDMTPMVDLMCLLITFFMLTTAFSKPKVMEITMPEKSDKTSEGPKINKDRVINILMSGDDKLYWYPGLADPKTPPLPELIKTDYSKDGIRKVLLNKNKNVFKQVEELKQKVLKGDLLMADSTLNRKIKEIKKSDKGSPIVLIKADEKAKYKNIVDIIDEMAICNIASYAVVDISDVELGMIDAAK; via the coding sequence ATGGCAGAAATAATCCAGGAAGAAAAACAAGAAAAAGGTCAGAGAAAAAAACCTAAAAAGCACTCCACGCATATTGACATGACTCCTATGGTGGACCTTATGTGTTTGCTTATCACCTTTTTTATGCTTACTACAGCTTTCAGTAAGCCAAAAGTAATGGAAATCACTATGCCGGAAAAATCTGATAAAACTAGCGAGGGTCCTAAAATAAATAAAGACAGAGTTATAAATATTCTTATGTCTGGAGACGATAAACTTTATTGGTATCCCGGTTTGGCTGATCCAAAAACTCCACCACTGCCCGAATTAATAAAAACCGATTACAGCAAAGATGGCATTCGTAAAGTCCTTCTTAATAAAAATAAAAATGTTTTCAAACAGGTTGAAGAACTTAAACAGAAAGTTTTAAAAGGTGACTTATTAATGGCTGACAGTACTTTGAACCGAAAAATTAAGGAAATAAAAAAATCAGACAAAGGCTCGCCAATCGTTCTTATAAAAGCTGATGAAAAAGCTAAGTATAAGAATATTGTTGACATTATCGATGAAATGGCTATTTGCAACATTGCCAGTTACGCTGTTGTTGATATTAGTGATGTGGAACTGGGAATGATTGATGCTGCTAAGTAA
- a CDS encoding MotA/TolQ/ExbB proton channel family protein, giving the protein MAKNSTGQTLKDAMSSVFAVSSLLIALAAAIAIFIFVMGNPDNFQGGNPEGTPIPGNFLAMMYKGGIIVPILLTCVLVIMIFSLERLITIEMARGGSVGYATFKLILRLVSFLLVLGGFAYLILVKDMIIGPILIVAALIVFGILSLGMSKYNAGAFLRNLQTLLASDQIEAAIAECDKQKGSIANVARATLGKYRELQNDTRLEKEQKVLALQKEFDEAATLEAPMLSKNLVFLSTLASLSVLIGLLGTVFGMIRAFAALASAGSPDALALATGISEALINTAFGIGGSASAIILFNYFSSVIDGMTFKIDEAGFSIVQTFAATTK; this is encoded by the coding sequence ATGGCAAAGAATTCAACTGGTCAAACGCTGAAAGATGCAATGTCATCCGTTTTTGCAGTTAGCTCCCTGCTAATTGCATTAGCAGCCGCAATTGCGATTTTCATCTTCGTAATGGGAAACCCGGATAACTTTCAAGGAGGAAATCCTGAAGGAACACCAATACCCGGTAACTTTTTAGCAATGATGTATAAAGGAGGTATAATCGTTCCTATACTTCTTACTTGCGTATTAGTAATTATGATTTTCTCTCTCGAAAGATTAATCACTATAGAAATGGCTAGAGGTGGCAGTGTTGGTTATGCTACATTTAAACTTATATTAAGACTTGTTTCTTTCCTATTGGTTTTAGGAGGTTTTGCATATTTAATTTTAGTAAAAGATATGATTATCGGTCCAATTTTAATTGTTGCAGCTTTAATTGTTTTCGGAATTTTATCATTAGGAATGAGTAAATATAATGCAGGTGCATTTTTAAGGAATCTTCAAACTTTACTGGCTTCTGACCAAATAGAAGCTGCTATTGCAGAATGCGACAAACAAAAAGGTTCTATTGCCAATGTTGCCAGGGCTACATTAGGAAAATACAGAGAATTACAAAATGATACAAGATTAGAAAAGGAACAGAAAGTACTTGCTTTACAGAAAGAATTTGATGAAGCAGCTACCTTAGAAGCTCCTATGTTATCAAAGAATTTAGTATTCCTTTCTACCTTGGCTTCATTATCAGTACTTATTGGACTACTTGGTACAGTATTCGGAATGATCCGTGCATTTGCCGCTTTGGCATCAGCAGGTTCTCCGGATGCTCTTGCTCTTGCAACAGGTATATCAGAAGCTCTTATCAATACTGCATTTGGTATTGGTGGTTCAGCAAGCGCAATTATACTTTTCAACTATTTTTCATCGGTTATTGATGGTATGACTTTTAAAATTGATGAAGCAGGATTCAGCATTGTTCAAACTTTTGCTGCTACTACTAAATAA
- a CDS encoding class I SAM-dependent methyltransferase — translation MNKASVIHQYLHYYFSSKTRYDIHSPFIYDFVCNVIKSKTNNKGITDIEHLRKELKKNNSEILVTDFGAGSVNNKNKTKTISDIAKHSLKSRKYALLLYRLVKHYKPSKVLELGTSLGISTCYMAKANPETKIITIEGCKNISEIAKDNANKLSLKNIEFITGNFDDILKTFVSQNKPEFIFFDGNHTEEATLKYFETALQFINNESVFIFDDINWSEGMKHAWDKIKNHTSVKVSIDLFFIGMVFFRKELSRESFVIRY, via the coding sequence ATGAATAAAGCCTCTGTCATACATCAATACCTGCATTATTATTTTTCGTCAAAAACCCGTTACGATATTCATTCTCCATTTATTTATGATTTTGTTTGTAATGTAATAAAAAGCAAAACCAACAATAAAGGAATAACAGATATTGAACATTTGCGAAAAGAACTTAAAAAAAATAATTCGGAAATATTAGTTACCGACTTTGGTGCAGGCTCGGTAAATAATAAAAATAAAACAAAAACCATCAGCGACATAGCAAAGCATTCGCTGAAAAGCAGGAAATACGCATTATTACTATATCGGTTGGTAAAACATTACAAGCCTTCGAAAGTTTTGGAACTGGGCACAAGCCTTGGTATCAGCACATGTTACATGGCTAAAGCAAATCCTGAAACTAAAATTATTACTATTGAAGGCTGTAAAAATATTTCTGAAATTGCAAAAGATAATGCTAACAAATTAAGTTTAAAAAATATTGAATTCATTACAGGAAATTTTGATGACATCCTTAAAACCTTTGTCAGTCAGAATAAGCCTGAATTTATTTTTTTTGATGGAAATCATACAGAGGAAGCTACTTTAAAATATTTTGAAACTGCTCTGCAATTTATTAATAACGAAAGCGTTTTCATTTTCGATGATATTAACTGGTCGGAGGGAATGAAACACGCATGGGATAAAATAAAAAACCATACATCAGTAAAAGTTTCTATCGATCTGTTTTTTATTGGGATGGTATTTTTCCGTAAAGAATTGAGTAGAGAAAGTTTTGTTATCCGATATTAA
- a CDS encoding ABC transporter ATP-binding protein — MAEKEEVIRFDHITKNYKVGTEIVRALRDISLCIYRNEYVALMGPSGSGKSTLMNILGCLDSPTDGQYILNGTDVSSLSDFNLAVIRNKEIGFVFQTFNLLPRATALDNVALPLIYAGFGKNKRIERATEVLKSVNLEDRITHRPNELSGGQRQRVAIARALVNNPSIILADEPTGNLDSKISIEIMGLFEEIHKAGNTIIIVTHEESIALHAHRIIRLIDGKVASDDINKNITTYNKAILDYADEKKQS; from the coding sequence ATGGCAGAAAAAGAAGAAGTAATACGATTTGATCATATAACAAAGAACTATAAAGTGGGAACTGAAATAGTTCGGGCATTACGTGATATTTCATTATGCATTTACAGGAATGAATATGTAGCATTAATGGGACCATCCGGTTCAGGGAAATCGACTTTAATGAATATTCTTGGTTGCCTTGATTCGCCTACTGACGGACAATATATACTAAACGGCACTGATGTAAGTTCACTTTCCGATTTCAATCTTGCAGTGATCCGTAACAAGGAAATTGGTTTTGTATTTCAAACTTTTAATTTACTTCCCCGCGCTACAGCTCTTGATAATGTTGCTTTACCTTTAATATATGCCGGTTTCGGGAAAAATAAAAGAATAGAAAGAGCAACAGAAGTTTTAAAAAGCGTTAACCTTGAAGATCGAATTACACATCGTCCAAATGAACTTTCGGGGGGCCAGCGTCAGCGTGTTGCAATCGCAAGAGCATTAGTAAATAATCCGTCAATTATTCTTGCCGATGAACCCACTGGAAACCTGGATTCAAAAATTTCAATTGAAATCATGGGGCTTTTTGAAGAAATTCATAAAGCAGGAAATACTATTATCATTGTAACCCACGAAGAAAGTATTGCTCTTCATGCGCACCGCATCATCCGATTGATTGACGGGAAAGTAGCATCCGATGATATCAATAAAAACATTACAACATACAACAAAGCTATTTTAGATTATGCCGACGAAAAAAAACAAAGCTAA
- a CDS encoding TonB family protein, whose product MAEKIKTDIDEIVFEKRNKEYGAYYLRKAYNRFVTRALTAAVIALALAVIIPFLIFKQAHSVNVDKEVGVVFTDMNKPPEDAPPPPPPPPPPEALEQKVKFTAPVVTADSVEDTGALNQDDLSQQSTTTAVTEETEIVVEETQNQVIEQAAPILTIVELMPGFDGGEEKMYAWLGENIKYPQIAKETNITGTVIVTFVVEKDGSISNVQVLKDIGGGCGEEAVRVVKNMPKWKPGKQNGVPVRVQFNLPIRFTLE is encoded by the coding sequence ATGGCTGAAAAAATAAAAACTGACATCGATGAGATAGTTTTTGAAAAACGTAATAAGGAATATGGAGCCTATTACCTAAGGAAAGCGTATAACCGTTTTGTTACCCGTGCGCTTACTGCTGCAGTAATAGCCCTTGCTCTCGCAGTTATCATTCCTTTTCTTATTTTCAAACAAGCTCATTCGGTAAATGTAGATAAAGAAGTAGGTGTTGTATTTACTGACATGAATAAACCACCGGAAGATGCACCACCTCCTCCACCTCCTCCACCTCCTCCTGAAGCGTTAGAACAAAAGGTGAAATTTACTGCACCTGTTGTTACTGCCGATTCTGTTGAAGATACCGGTGCTCTTAACCAGGATGATTTGAGCCAGCAATCTACAACAACAGCTGTTACAGAAGAAACAGAAATCGTTGTTGAAGAAACTCAAAACCAGGTTATTGAACAGGCTGCACCTATTCTAACCATAGTTGAGCTTATGCCGGGATTTGATGGTGGGGAAGAAAAAATGTATGCATGGCTTGGAGAAAATATTAAATATCCCCAGATTGCCAAAGAAACAAATATAACAGGAACAGTTATCGTAACCTTTGTTGTTGAAAAAGACGGAAGCATTTCCAATGTACAAGTACTAAAAGATATTGGCGGTGGTTGCGGTGAAGAAGCTGTACGTGTTGTTAAAAACATGCCTAAATGGAAACCCGGAAAACAAAATGGTGTTCCTGTACGTGTTCAATTTAACCTGCCTATCAGGTTTACTCTAGAATAG
- a CDS encoding OmpA family protein: MRTIKFYIVSLILVFILNIGFAQKNVEFDKKNFPDQKSELKEALKELGAGDDLYELGGGNFTIAIDHYLKAQAFNPNNALLNYKLGKCFLNSPDKKKSIPYFESAVKLNSNIAADLHYLLGQAYHFNYDFDKAQFEFKTYKESLSPTELEKISKEIERRITQAQYGAELVKNPIRVFIDNMGTSINSTLPEYSPIITADESTLFFTARHENTTGGAKDPTDFKYFEDIYISYNKDNVWSPSINPGKPLNSETHDATVGISPDGQTLLIYKGENGGDIYECKLDGNQWGKPERLSKQINTNYHESGASFGPDGRTLYFVSDKPGGFGGSDIYVTKKNDKNKWTEPVNIGNVINTDMDEEGVFMHPDGKTLYFSSKGHKTMGGYDIFKSEFIDGKWSEPENIGYPVNTTDDDVFFTISASGLHGYYSSAMPGGYGSQDIYMVTILGPEKPVINNNEDNLLASITAPVSETVIESTVEIKSNQLTLLKGSIVDDKSSEALKATIELTDNVKNEVIASFESNSASGKYLVSLPSGVNYGIAVKAEGYLFHSENFDIPAATGFREIVKDIRMKKIEVGNKIVLNNIFFDFDKATLRTESTSELDRLVKLLIDMPNLKIEISGHTDNIGSAAYNKTLSENRAKSVVDYLVKNGISSDRLTYKGYGFDQPLASNDSEEGRQKNRRTEFKVISK; this comes from the coding sequence ATGCGCACAATAAAATTCTATATCGTATCATTGATTTTAGTTTTTATTCTCAACATTGGATTTGCACAGAAAAATGTTGAATTTGATAAAAAAAATTTTCCTGATCAAAAATCAGAATTAAAAGAAGCTTTAAAAGAACTCGGAGCAGGTGATGATTTATATGAACTGGGTGGGGGGAACTTCACGATCGCCATTGATCATTATTTAAAAGCGCAGGCATTTAATCCTAATAATGCATTACTTAATTATAAATTAGGAAAATGTTTTTTGAATTCTCCTGATAAGAAAAAATCAATACCTTATTTTGAAAGCGCTGTAAAACTTAATTCTAATATTGCAGCCGACTTACATTATCTGCTTGGACAGGCTTATCATTTCAATTATGACTTTGATAAAGCACAATTCGAATTTAAGACATACAAAGAATCATTGTCGCCTACAGAATTAGAAAAAATTTCAAAAGAAATTGAACGAAGAATTACACAAGCCCAATATGGTGCTGAATTGGTAAAAAATCCTATTCGGGTTTTTATTGATAATATGGGAACTTCAATAAACTCAACGCTTCCTGAATATAGTCCTATTATTACTGCTGACGAATCAACACTGTTTTTTACCGCACGGCATGAAAATACTACCGGTGGAGCTAAAGACCCAACCGATTTTAAATATTTTGAAGATATTTATATATCATATAATAAAGATAATGTTTGGTCGCCTTCTATAAATCCCGGTAAACCGTTAAATTCAGAAACACATGATGCTACTGTTGGAATCTCTCCTGACGGACAAACTCTGCTGATATACAAAGGAGAAAATGGAGGTGATATTTATGAATGTAAACTTGATGGAAACCAATGGGGAAAACCGGAAAGACTTTCAAAACAAATCAATACCAATTATCATGAATCCGGCGCATCTTTTGGCCCCGATGGTCGTACACTTTATTTTGTAAGCGATAAACCCGGTGGTTTTGGCGGAAGTGATATTTATGTTACCAAGAAAAATGATAAGAATAAATGGACAGAGCCGGTTAATATTGGTAATGTTATTAATACTGATATGGATGAAGAAGGTGTGTTCATGCATCCCGATGGAAAAACATTGTATTTTAGTTCTAAAGGTCATAAAACAATGGGTGGTTATGATATTTTTAAATCAGAATTTATTGATGGAAAATGGTCAGAGCCTGAAAATATTGGATATCCTGTTAATACTACTGACGATGATGTCTTTTTTACTATTTCAGCAAGTGGACTTCATGGTTACTATTCTTCTGCAATGCCCGGTGGATATGGTAGTCAGGATATTTATATGGTTACAATTCTTGGTCCCGAAAAACCGGTTATAAATAATAATGAGGATAACTTGCTTGCAAGCATTACAGCTCCTGTAAGCGAAACAGTTATTGAATCTACGGTTGAGATCAAATCAAACCAGCTTACTTTACTTAAAGGTTCTATTGTTGATGATAAATCTTCTGAAGCTTTAAAAGCAACAATTGAATTAACCGATAATGTGAAGAATGAAGTTATAGCAAGTTTTGAATCGAATAGTGCATCAGGTAAATACCTTGTTTCATTGCCTTCGGGTGTTAATTATGGTATTGCCGTAAAAGCAGAAGGTTATTTATTTCATTCTGAAAATTTTGATATACCTGCAGCTACTGGATTTAGAGAAATTGTGAAGGATATTCGTATGAAGAAAATTGAAGTAGGTAATAAAATTGTGTTGAATAATATTTTCTTTGATTTTGATAAAGCAACACTTAGAACAGAATCAACTTCTGAACTTGATCGCTTGGTAAAACTGCTTATAGATATGCCTAATTTAAAAATAGAGATATCGGGACATACCGATAATATTGGATCAGCAGCATATAATAAAACACTTTCTGAAAATCGTGCTAAATCAGTGGTTGATTATCTTGTAAAAAATGGAATATCTTCGGATCGACTTACATATAAAGGTTATGGTTTTGACCAGCCTCTTGCTTCAAATGATTCTGAAGAAGGCCGACAAAAGAACAGGCGTACTGAATTTAAAGTAATCAGTAAGTAA
- a CDS encoding cob(I)yrinic acid a,c-diamide adenosyltransferase translates to MPTKKNKAKIYTKTGDFGETSLLGGMRIPKFHKRIVAYGTLDELNSYIGYLRDVISDTDTKKILLQIQNKLFTAESLLAAENEKAAEKLPKIKTEDITLLEQEIDTISETLPELNSFIIPGGHSIVSLCHITRCVCRRAERVTLELAAHNEVDKLIIQYLNRLSDFLFILARKIARDNNIEEIIWKP, encoded by the coding sequence ATGCCGACGAAAAAAAACAAAGCTAAAATATATACAAAAACAGGAGACTTCGGCGAAACCTCGTTGCTTGGAGGTATGCGCATCCCCAAGTTTCACAAACGGATTGTTGCATATGGAACACTCGATGAACTGAATTCATACATAGGATATTTACGCGATGTAATTTCCGATACAGATACTAAAAAAATTTTGCTTCAAATCCAGAATAAATTATTTACAGCCGAATCGCTGCTTGCAGCCGAAAATGAAAAAGCCGCAGAAAAGTTACCAAAAATAAAAACCGAAGACATTACACTTCTTGAACAAGAAATTGATACCATCAGTGAAACATTACCCGAACTGAATTCGTTTATAATACCCGGTGGTCATTCAATCGTTTCACTTTGCCATATCACACGTTGCGTATGCCGTCGCGCTGAACGCGTTACTCTTGAACTTGCAGCTCATAATGAAGTTGATAAACTTATAATACAATACCTGAACAGGCTTTCCGATTTTTTGTTCATTCTTGCCCGTAAAATTGCAAGAGATAATAATATTGAAGAAATTATTTGGAAACCTTAA
- a CDS encoding UbiA-like polyprenyltransferase: MKIFSSIAKYFSLVKFSHTVFALPFAFIGFFLGSDEIYNNFDIKLFLLVFLCMVLARSSAMAFNRYLDRSFDKKNPRTAIREIPSGKISPTTALVFTIVSATAFIVTTYFINLLCFFLSPVALLVIMGYSYTKRFTPLCHLVLGLGLALAPIGAYIAVTAHFAVVPVLYSFAVLFWVSGFDIIYALQDIEFDKSQNLKSIPVVIGIKNSLILSGLFHFVTAAIIIYNGIFLNFGMFYWIGSLIYILLLIYQHLIVKPSDLSRINLAFVTLNGFASISFGVFVIAEIISKWLI; encoded by the coding sequence ATGAAAATATTTTCTTCAATTGCAAAATATTTTTCTTTGGTAAAATTCTCTCATACTGTTTTTGCTTTACCTTTTGCATTCATAGGCTTCTTCCTTGGTTCTGATGAGATATATAATAATTTTGATATAAAACTTTTTTTATTGGTATTTCTTTGCATGGTATTGGCTCGCAGTTCTGCAATGGCTTTTAACCGCTACCTTGACCGTAGTTTCGATAAAAAAAATCCCAGAACAGCAATACGCGAAATACCTTCCGGAAAAATTTCTCCTACTACAGCACTTGTGTTTACAATAGTTTCAGCAACAGCATTTATAGTTACAACATATTTTATTAACCTATTATGTTTCTTCCTTTCTCCAGTGGCTTTGCTTGTAATTATGGGTTACAGTTATACCAAGCGTTTTACGCCGTTATGCCATTTAGTGCTGGGATTAGGTTTGGCATTGGCGCCTATAGGAGCTTACATTGCAGTAACTGCGCATTTTGCAGTAGTACCTGTGCTTTATTCATTTGCTGTTCTTTTCTGGGTTTCCGGTTTCGATATAATTTATGCATTACAGGATATTGAGTTCGATAAGTCACAAAACCTTAAATCAATTCCTGTAGTTATTGGTATAAAAAATTCATTGATTCTTTCAGGATTATTTCATTTTGTTACAGCTGCAATAATTATATACAACGGAATTTTTCTGAATTTTGGAATGTTTTACTGGATAGGCTCATTAATATATATTTTACTTTTAATCTATCAGCATTTAATTGTAAAGCCATCCGATTTAAGTCGTATCAACCTGGCCTTTGTTACATTAAATGGTTTTGCCAGCATATCTTTTGGGGTTTTTGTAATTGCGGAAATCATTTCTAAATGGCTGATATGA
- a CDS encoding tetratricopeptide repeat protein yields MKKYFLIFLFAIYFINIAHSQDTIVAKGVDDQKAEKLYNEGITLYDAKSYNDALAKFNEAITLKPEFEKAYYNRGSVKFELKDYSGALTDFNKSIELNPGNDKAFFSRAQVKYAQDNKTGAIEDYSNAIKINTAYAQAYYYRGGIYFENSEYQKASDDFTNAIKNKSDYAYAYNDRGSAKKMLDDLKGAKEDYQKAVKLNPKLAFAFNNLGSVEKKLGNLKDALDDYTAAIKIDVSYYIAYNNRGSVKMELGDYSGAIEDFTQAINLKQDYAYAYNNRGNAYYKKKEYKSAVEDYNKAIKLNENYGYAYLNRGISKEMLRDVKGACEDWKKAATLGITSAETYSGKCK; encoded by the coding sequence ATGAAAAAATATTTTCTGATTTTTCTTTTCGCAATTTATTTTATTAATATTGCGCATTCACAGGATACTATTGTTGCTAAAGGTGTTGACGACCAGAAAGCAGAAAAGCTTTACAACGAAGGCATCACTTTGTATGATGCAAAAAGCTATAACGATGCTTTGGCAAAATTCAATGAAGCGATAACACTAAAACCTGAATTTGAAAAAGCATATTACAACAGGGGTTCTGTAAAATTTGAACTAAAAGATTATTCAGGTGCCCTTACCGATTTTAATAAATCAATTGAATTAAATCCTGGTAACGATAAAGCTTTTTTTAGCCGTGCTCAGGTTAAATACGCACAGGATAATAAAACGGGAGCAATTGAAGATTATAGCAATGCAATAAAAATAAATACTGCTTATGCACAAGCATACTATTACCGCGGCGGAATTTATTTTGAAAATAGCGAGTATCAAAAAGCATCAGACGATTTTACTAATGCTATAAAAAATAAATCGGATTATGCTTATGCATACAATGACAGGGGAAGTGCAAAAAAAATGCTTGATGATTTAAAAGGTGCTAAAGAAGATTATCAGAAAGCAGTGAAATTAAATCCAAAACTTGCATTTGCATTTAATAATTTAGGAAGTGTTGAAAAAAAATTAGGCAATCTGAAAGATGCTCTTGATGATTATACTGCTGCAATAAAAATAGATGTTTCATATTACATTGCCTATAATAACAGGGGTAGCGTTAAAATGGAATTGGGAGATTACTCAGGCGCTATTGAAGATTTTACACAGGCCATAAATTTAAAACAGGATTATGCTTATGCATACAATAACAGGGGCAATGCGTATTATAAGAAAAAAGAATATAAAAGCGCTGTTGAAGATTATAACAAAGCAATTAAATTAAATGAGAATTATGGTTATGCTTATTTAAATAGGGGAATTTCAAAAGAAATGCTGCGTGATGTAAAAGGAGCATGTGAAGATTGGAAAAAGGCAGCAACACTTGGAATTACTTCTGCCGAGACTTATTCCGGAAAGTGTAAATAA